The Triticum aestivum cultivar Chinese Spring chromosome 6D, IWGSC CS RefSeq v2.1, whole genome shotgun sequence genomic sequence GCATGTAAACTGAAGCTACAACTGAGCCGAAGCTATGATGGAAATTCATTTCTTTTTAGCGTGAAACAACCTTTTGCCAGGACAAACGGAACTTATGTACAACTGGTAGGCAACAAACAATGAGCAGTCCTACAGGGAATAACGAGGAACAATTTCACTATCTAAAATGCATTGATGAGTAAAACAAAACCATGCCTAAAAAGAACCAGGTTCAGACGCCTTtagatgatactccctccgttccaaaatagataactcaaactctgtactaactttagtacaaagctaagtcatctattttggatcagagggagtatcaaCAAAGCAGCAGTATGCTGAGGAGCAAAGATAAGACTTGATGTCACACCATGATCATGGTCACTGAAACGAAAAGAAGGAGCGTTGAAGATATAGCACTCAACGTACAAATTTTGTCCAGAGGACAACCCCAGGGGTGACAGATTTAGCTTCAGACTTTCAAGTTTAGCCATCCACAAAAGTAAGTAGTCTTCAGGTTCAGTTGAAAGCTCAGAGGCCGAAGCACCACAAAATTAGATAAAATCCACGGCTTTAAAGTTCTTTAAATCCATAGCGCCTCATAGCCAAAGATCTAGCACCAAACTAATACATATAGACAGTCCAAGCAAGATACCCAACTGATGTATAGGACCTTGTTTTTATGGGATCATAAACCAACAGGCATGCAAATGCAAAATTAGCATACTGTTCCTATTATTtcagaatgatatcatctacaaaATCATAATTCAGTCCAAACAGTCCCAGTAATCCTCGGCTAGAAAGGCAGAAAAAATAGTGCCATGAACAATACAGCTGGAAGTCTAGAACAAGGATGCTTCTAGCGCAAAGTCGAAGACAAAAGTACAATTATGTGTAACAGCAGCAAGCATATGACAGATGCAAAACTAACCACATTCTGAAACCTATCATCTTTAGAGCCAAAATCACACAGGAGTAAAGTAATCTAACAGAATATGAACGCCATGTATCCTATTCAAGTGACAACTAAAAGGAGAGGCCTCTTGCATAGGGTAGAAAGCAATCAGCGATCTGAAAGCACCTCAGAGGAAGTGCTCGCTAAAGAACCTCGACGGATGCGCACTAAGGCGCATCTACATTCCATCAATCCTCTCTCATCCGCCATGATTCATATAAATCTCTCAAACTTGTCGCCAAACAGAAAAAATATCTTGTGGAGAGAGATGATCCTAACCTTGCATTCCAAGTACCTATATAAATGATACCTTTTGCTTTTTTGCACTTTGTCGAGCAGGGTAAAATATGTAACAACAGAAATGTGCACATACAAGACATGCTGAAAATCCCCTTTTTTATATAGATGCAGGTGTTGTCTGTCCCCTTGCTGGCAAGAAAATGGAAGGGAACAAGTACCTCACCCTTGATAACAGTGGACACAAATGAATAAACACAAAGGTATACATGTGGCCTTACTAACAAGGCTGCAAATAAATCTAGGATATAACTGCAGAGAGTAAACTAACAAATCAGCGTCCTGCAGTATAACTCAACGCCATAATACAGACTGTACATTACTACAGTAAGCTTGCAAAATAAGATTGATATAGAATATTGACATGTAGCGTATCCGTAACATGATGAGAAGTGGGCATTGTGGATTTCAATTTACCAAGAATTCAGATAAGCATGTACCCAGAACATCTTCACTGATGCATAATTTGACATAACTAATCTATCAGCCCACTGCTAGGAATAACAAAGAAAAGAACAAAATCCACTAAAGCATCATTAACATTTCCTCGGACTGTGGACATAAAAGAACATTAATATTTCGTTGGTCTAGTGCTAGAGATAACTATGAAGCCACACACAGAAGTTTTTTCTTCGACAAATTTATCTAAGCTCAATGAAAATACAGCAGAAGGAATATCTCAAAATCTTTTCCAGATGACCTGCCAAACATTCAACCTTCAAGCTATAATTAAGTGTGGTAGTCAAGATCTGGATACCTATTTCCAgtaccaacaccaacaccaacataTGCAACCTTGCAAAGATAAAGCAGATACAGTACTCAGTCACCATCATCTTCAATGTAGATGTCACTCATTGACATAGCCTTCCTTGCGCCCCTCAAAACCAGGGCGCATAAGCTTCTTCTCACGCTTCTCTATTTTGCGCGCCTTCTTCTCCTGTGCCCGCCCCTGGATGTTCTCCTTCCGCTtattctgcttctgcttcttcttgatGTCCACTGTCCTCTGCCTGTCCTTCCACTCCTCCGCGTGCTTCTCCTGCCGCTTCTTATCCTTCTTCATGCTCTCTTTAATCAACTTGGGGTTGTCGTGCACCTTCTCCCCAGCCGCGCGCCTTGTTGCCACATCCCAGGCCATCTTGGTGGCCTTTTTAGGATCCTCCTTTGCCCTCTGCATCCGCTTAGCCTGTTCCAgctccttcttcttgttcttgatcctcctcttcttcctccgcctAGCTTCCTTTGGATCAACCAACACATTGCCATATATGATATCTGGTGccttctcttccccttccttcttgtGCTTCTTCCCATCCTTACCCTCCGCATCCCCGGTGCCATCCTCACGCTTCCGCTTTGTACCTTCCTCCTTCCCCTTCACTTTAGCACCCTTTCCCTTCTTACCCTTCTCCTTCTGGGGTTTATTCAGGAACTCTGGCCTGGTGCACCGGTTCCCACGGAGCTCTGTAATGCGGCGCTGAAGCCGCTCTCGCAGCTCCTCGTAAGTCACCGACCGGTCTTCAGAAACAACTGCTGCTGGGGCCATCTGCATCTCCTCCTTCtcatcctctgcctcctcctcttcctcctcttcatctcccTCCTCGTTGTCCTGGTCATCGTCGCCACCCTCTGAGGTTGCATCGTCGTCGGACTCCTGGCTTCCGTCTTGTGAgttatcctcctcctcttccttcttctcctccgcctcttgGTCGGCGACGGACTTCTTGAGAAGGTCCAGGGTGGAGGAAGGCGGCCCCGCGGGGTCGAGGCGGGCTCGGCGGGCAGCCTTGATATTGGCGCGGGACTGAGCCTTCATGGCCGCCTTGGCGGCCTTGGAGAGCCCCTGGTAGTAGGGGCGAACATCATCGTCGGCGGAGAGGTAGAAACGCGGGGGTATAAGCTGCACAAGGGCGTCGAAGAACATGGAGTGCCCATGGATACCCTCGCAGTCAGCGGCTGCTGCTAGGAGTTCGGCGGCCTTGGCGCTGGCAACGGTGGAGTCGTGGTCGGCAgccgcagcggcagcggcggcagcggcggcggcggcggaagccgaGGGTTTCCTGCCCATTGCGGTAAGCGTTTGGAGGGTTTCAGCGATAGAGGGGTTTGCTGTCTCTGGCCTTCAAGGGGCCTATATTATGGCTGCAATTGTGGTTTTGGTTCGATGGGCCATACTGGGCTTCTAATGGACTAACTACACCGTACGGGGCAAGCGCGCGAGCGACGTCGAGGTCTGAGCCGAGAGAATTATATCGCGCTTATAGCGAGAGCACCTATCTCTCACCTGAAGGTTTTGGTGTGCCGTAGAGTACTCCATCAGCCCATTTTTATCGCTCGTCAAGCTATTTTTACTGAA encodes the following:
- the LOC123144898 gene encoding ribosomal RNA-processing protein 14 — protein: MGRKPSASAAAAAAAAAAAAADHDSTVASAKAAELLAAAADCEGIHGHSMFFDALVQLIPPRFYLSADDDVRPYYQGLSKAAKAAMKAQSRANIKAARRARLDPAGPPSSTLDLLKKSVADQEAEEKKEEEEDNSQDGSQESDDDATSEGGDDDQDNEEGDEEEEEEEAEDEKEEMQMAPAAVVSEDRSVTYEELRERLQRRITELRGNRCTRPEFLNKPQKEKGKKGKGAKVKGKEEGTKRKREDGTGDAEGKDGKKHKKEGEEKAPDIIYGNVLVDPKEARRRKKRRIKNKKKELEQAKRMQRAKEDPKKATKMAWDVATRRAAGEKVHDNPKLIKESMKKDKKRQEKHAEEWKDRQRTVDIKKKQKQNKRKENIQGRAQEKKARKIEKREKKLMRPGFEGRKEGYVNE